Proteins encoded in a region of the Natator depressus isolate rNatDep1 chromosome 25, rNatDep2.hap1, whole genome shotgun sequence genome:
- the MKNK2 gene encoding MAP kinase-interacting serine/threonine-protein kinase 2 has protein sequence MVQKKTEIKGFHRSFKGQNPFDLEFSQSSHLDSVFNFECPARPDMPSSQPIDIPDTKKRNKKKKRCRATDSFSGRFEDVYQLQEEVLGEGAHARVQSCINLITNKEYAVKIIEKSLGHIRSRVFREVEMLYQCQGHRNVLELIEFFEEEDRFYLVFEKMRGGSILTHIHRRRHFNELEASVVVQDIASALNFLHNKGIAHRDLKPENILCESPDQVSPVKICDFDLGSGIKLNGDCSPISTPELLTPCGSAEYMAPEVVEAFNEEASIYDKRCDLWSLGVILYIMLSGYPPFVGHCGTDCGWDRGEACHACQNMLFESIQEGKYEFPDKDWAHISFGAKDLISKLLVRDAKNRLSAAQVLEHPWVQGCAPDNTLPTPIILQRNSSAKELTSFAAEAIAVNRQLMQRDEDEEEEEEETRPIIIKATSRSMQLSPPSESRLAQRRQKSSMTKAGAASQHLGAPLVLVGDHA, from the exons GGCCAGAACCCATTCGACCTGGAATTCTCCCAGTCAAGTCACCTGGATTCTGTCTTCAACTTTGAGTGCCCGGCCCGCCCCG ACATGCCTTCAAGTCAGCCCATCGATATCCCTGATACCAAGAAAAGGAACAAGAAGAAGAAACGATGCAGAGCTACAGACAGCTTCTCTGGGAGGTTTGAAG ATGTCtaccagctgcaggaggaggtgctCGGGGAAGGCGCCCATGCTAGAGTCCAGTCCTGCATCAACCTCATCACCAACAAGGAGTACGCCGTGAAG ATCATTGAGAAGAGCCTTGGACACATCCGGAGCCGGGTATTCAGGGAGGTGGAGATGCTCTACCAGTGCCAAGGACACAG GAACGTCCTGGAGCTGATCGAGTTCTTTGAAGAGGAAGATCGATTCTACCTGGTGTTTGAGAAGATGCGAGGAG GCTCCATCCTGACCCACATCCACAGGAGGCGTCACTTCAATGAACTGGAGGCCAGTGTGGTGGTGCAAGACATTGCCAGTGCCCTTAACTTCCTGCACAACAAAG GTATAGCGCACAGGGATTTAAAACCAGAAAATATTCTCTGTGAGAGTCCCGACCAG GTTTCCCCTGTGAAGATCTGTGACTTTGACCTGGGAAGTGGCATCAAATTAAATGGCGATTGTTCCCCTATCTCCACCCCTGAGCTGCTCACACCC TGCGGCTCTGCTGAGTACATGGCCCCCGAGGTGGTGGAGGCCTTCAACGAGGAGGCTTCCATCTACGACAAGCGTTGCGACCTGTGGAGTCTGGGGGTCATCCTGTACATCATGCTGAGCGGCTATCCACCCTTTGTGGGGCACTGTGGCACCGACTGCGGCTGGGACCGTGGCGAGGCGTGCCATGCCTGCCAG AACATGCTCTTTGAGAGTATCCAGGAAGGGAAGTATGAATTTCCTGATAAGGACTGGGCCCACATTTCTTTTGGAGCCAAAGATCTAATTTCCAAGCTGCTGGTTAGAGATGCCAAGAATCGGCTCAGCGCGGCCCAGGTCCTCGAGCATccttgggtgcagggg TGTGCTCCAGACAACACTCTTCCAACCCCCATCATCTTACAGAG GAACAGCAGTGCCAAAGAACTCACCTCCTTCGCCGCTGAAGCCATCGCTGTCAACCGTCAGCTGATGCAGCGTGACgaagacgaggaggaggaggaggaggagacgcGACCAATCATCATCAAAGCTACCTCACGCTCCATGCAGCTGTCGCCCCCTTCGGAATCCAGGCTGGCCCAACGGAGGCAGAAGAGCAGCATGACGAAGGCGGGGGCTGCGAGCCAGCACCTCGGCGCTCCATTAGTCCTGGTGGGCGATCACGCGTGA